A genomic segment from Spinacia oleracea cultivar Varoflay chromosome 3, BTI_SOV_V1, whole genome shotgun sequence encodes:
- the LOC110783838 gene encoding cell wall integrity and stress response component 1 has translation MDRGALVIVGVVFVSMVIVVMAEGPTPSPIPSHKAETPNTSSATMEKAPTSSTTTMEKAPTSSSSSSSSSPSLSSSVLAPKAASPTTNHAIPSISPSVSPKSSTSESPTSSESPSSDDLNDSPPSSSPSEGPASGPSSDAPASTESTPADALTPPPKKNAAFTLNLSPVAGLIAVAAAFFY, from the coding sequence ATGGATCGTGGTGCATTAGTTATTGTAGGTGTGGTGTTTGTTTCCATGGTTATTGTGGTTATGGCAGAAGGACCAACTCCATCACCAATACCATCACATAAGGCTGAGACTCCAAATACATCTTCAGCAACTATGGAGAAAGCCCCtacatcatcaacaacaactATGGAGAAAGCccctacatcatcatcatcatcatcatcatcatcaccatcattatcatcatctGTTTTAGCACCTAAAGCTGCATCACCAACAACTAATCATGCAATTCCATCAATTTCACCTTCTGTTAGCCCAAAAAGTTCAACTTCTGAATCTCCTACATCATCAGAAAGTCCTAGTTCTGATGATTTGAATGACTCACCACCAAGTAGCTCCCCTTCTGAAGGACCTGCTTCTGGGCCATCATCAGATGCTCCAGCATCAACTGAATCAACACCAGCTGATGCTCTAACTCCACCTCCTAAGAAGAATGCTGCCTTCACCCTTAACTTATCACCTGTTGCTGGTCTTATTGCTGTTGCAGCTGCTTTCTTTTATTGA